A region from the Vibrio sp. SS-MA-C1-2 genome encodes:
- a CDS encoding FCD domain-containing protein, giving the protein MNSSTPPKRLYQKIGFTLQNQICNGERSVGERLPPEREIAEEMEVSRSVVREAIIMLELKGLVEVRKGSGVYVISSTLDSHTESAFHEPSHTADIGPFELLQARQVIESQIASFAALNVTKNDISKLREALDTERQQLETGYSDYDGDETFHLTIAEASQNSVLSDIAHDLWNRRTDSSMWRQLHTHITNKNYRIAWLDDHEQVLRALQRRDPDGARDAMWQHLENVKQTLFKLSDVDDPNFDGFLFR; this is encoded by the coding sequence ATGAATAGTTCAACACCACCAAAAAGGCTTTATCAAAAGATTGGTTTTACATTACAAAATCAAATCTGTAATGGTGAAAGAAGTGTTGGAGAGCGATTGCCACCTGAACGTGAAATTGCTGAAGAAATGGAAGTCAGTCGCTCGGTTGTTAGAGAAGCGATTATCATGTTGGAACTAAAAGGTCTCGTAGAGGTAAGAAAAGGTTCTGGTGTTTACGTGATTAGTTCTACTTTAGATAGTCATACTGAAAGCGCCTTTCATGAACCTAGCCATACGGCAGATATCGGTCCTTTTGAGTTGTTACAAGCAAGACAAGTGATTGAGAGCCAAATTGCGAGTTTTGCTGCATTGAATGTGACAAAAAATGATATTTCAAAGTTACGTGAAGCTCTCGATACAGAACGACAACAATTAGAAACAGGTTACAGTGATTATGATGGTGATGAAACATTCCACTTAACAATTGCTGAAGCTTCACAAAATAGTGTATTGAGCGATATTGCTCATGATTTATGGAATCGTCGTACTGATAGCTCAATGTGGCGACAACTACACACACATATTACGAATAAGAATTATCGAATTGCGTGGCTAGATGATCACGAACAAGTATTAAGAGCCTTGCAACGTCGAGATCCGGATGGTGCAAGGGATGCGATGTGGCAACATTTAGAAAATGTAAAACAGACTTTGTTTAAATTATCTGATGTTGATGATCCCAATTTTGATGGTTTTTTATTTAGATAA